One region of Flavobacterium sp. GSB-24 genomic DNA includes:
- a CDS encoding helix-turn-helix transcriptional regulator, which produces MDISQETFIANLGVHIRQLREKKGMSQQDLADDCEIRKTQIGRIERAEINTTIKTLVKIANALDIEPKELFNFPLK; this is translated from the coding sequence ATGGATATTTCACAAGAAACTTTTATTGCAAATCTTGGCGTTCACATTAGACAATTACGAGAAAAAAAAGGCATGTCTCAACAAGATTTAGCTGATGATTGTGAGATTCGTAAAACTCAAATAGGCAGAATCGAAAGAGCTGAAATAAACACTACCATAAAAACTCTTGTAAAAATCGCCAATGCTTTAGATATTGAACCTAAAGAATTATTTAATTTTCCTTTGAAATAA